The DNA segment CGAAGCGAAAGCCAATCCCTCCTTCTCCGCCATTTTCCAACAGCTGTTGAAACCGTCGTAAAACGCCTCCATACAGTGAAGGAGGGATGAGAACCCCAAGGGGTTCGACGAAAGGAGCGAAGCGACTGGAGATGGGGCATGCGCAGCATAAGTCCGCAGGACCTGAAGCGAAGCGAAAGCCAATCCCTCCTTCTCCTCTTGCCTAAACTCAATCCCGAGCCTCGCATGAGGCCACAACCAGCGAGGCATTAGTCAAGCAACTGGCCTACTTCCCTAAAACACGAGCGGCATGAACCACTCGGAGAGAATCACCAGCAAGACAATGGAAAGGCAATTCAAGGTGATGCCCGCTTTGACCATGTCGGAAATGCGAAGCTCGCCGGTGGCGAAAACGACCGCGTTAGGCGGTGTGGCCACCGGCAACATGAAAGCGCAGCTGGCCGCCAAGGCAGCAGGAACCGCCAGCATGGTTGGACTCCCGCCTAGGGTGACCGCCACCGGCCCCATCAATGGCAACAAGCCCGCCGTGGTCGCGGTGTTGCTGGTAACCTCCGTCAGGAAGACGACAGTCACGACGACCACAGCCACCAGCCAAATCTTGTCCACTCCCTCGAGCCCCGCAAACTTTTGCCCGAGAAACTCGGCGAGACCAGAGCCTTTCATCAAGGCCGCCAACGCAAGTCCGCCACCGAACAAAACTAAGACCCCCCAAGGCAGCTTTTCCGCATGCGTCCACTCCAGCAGTCGACCGCCTCCTGGCTCCAAGGGAAAAATGAATAGCAAGAGCGCTGCAATGATTGCGATCCCAGTATCCGAAAGATCGAGGCCCGTGACCTCCACAAACCAGGGACGGATCATCCACATGACGGCCGCGGTAGAGAACACAGCGAGGACCGTTAGCTCTCCTTGACTCATCCTGCCCATCCCCCGCAGGCGAGCGAGAACCACTTCGCGCACCTGTTCGTTCCCCTCCTCGCTGACGCATTTCCGCGTCAATAGAAACCAAGTCGCAATCAACAGGGCAATGCTCCACGGCACACCAATGAGCATCCATTGGCCGAATCCGACCACAATCCCGTAGTTCGTTTCCAAGTACGCCGCAAGCAAAGCGTTCGGAGGCGTCCCTATGAGAGTCGCCATGCCGCCGATACTGGCGCTGTAGGCTACCCCCAACAACATTATCCGCCCGATAGATGCCCCCGCTCCCTTCGAAGCATTTTCCTTAAGCACACTAGCCGTTGAGGCGGCGATAGGCAGCATCATGACCGCTGTCGCTGTATTCGACATCCACATACTGAGGAAAGCGGTCACGAACATCACGCCACCGATCTGGGCCTTCAGGTTGGTTCCGGCCATGGAAACGACCTTGCATGCGATTCGTTGATGCAGTCCGGTCCGCTCCATTCCGATTGACAGCACGAAGCCCCCTAGGAAGAGGAAAATGAGAGGATGGGCGTAGGCGGAGGACACTTCCTTGATCGAGACGATCCCG comes from the Pelagicoccus enzymogenes genome and includes:
- a CDS encoding SLC13 family permease; this translates as MKISVKRAGFLAGILVFAATLFFDSPSPDLSQKGFQTLGLGAMMAIWWMTECIPLAATAFLPLAIAPLLGIVSIKEVSSAYAHPLIFLFLGGFVLSIGMERTGLHQRIACKVVSMAGTNLKAQIGGVMFVTAFLSMWMSNTATAVMMLPIAASTASVLKENASKGAGASIGRIMLLGVAYSASIGGMATLIGTPPNALLAAYLETNYGIVVGFGQWMLIGVPWSIALLIATWFLLTRKCVSEEGNEQVREVVLARLRGMGRMSQGELTVLAVFSTAAVMWMIRPWFVEVTGLDLSDTGIAIIAALLLFIFPLEPGGGRLLEWTHAEKLPWGVLVLFGGGLALAALMKGSGLAEFLGQKFAGLEGVDKIWLVAVVVVTVVFLTEVTSNTATTAGLLPLMGPVAVTLGGSPTMLAVPAALAASCAFMLPVATPPNAVVFATGELRISDMVKAGITLNCLSIVLLVILSEWFMPLVF